The proteins below are encoded in one region of Flavobacterium nackdongense:
- a CDS encoding family 16 glycosylhydrolase: MIKLLPKFVFILLLIHQCSLAQVDVVYKDLVWSDEFTTSGTVNATNWFHQTQLPAGGSWFNGEVQHYTDRVDNSYVDNGSLKIVAKKETYTNQSVTKAYTSARLNSKFTFLYGRVDIRAKIPKDAGTWPALWMLGKNVNEDGGYFDALYGTANWPACGEIDILEHGITRSQPDNYIQSALHTPSSSGNTVNIGGVVVGDNIANNYHIYSMNWSPNQISFLVDNVVFYTYNPAVKDANTWPFDKEQYLLLNIAMGGVAGPIDPSFTQTAMDIDYVRVYQNTTPDTQAPANFTASVGTISGSSVELLLKATDDSGNVTYNVTYGTNGTASTFSPSGNIKSLVISNLSQNTNYTFNVSATDATGNAALNNPIALNATTNTILQCSGTDTQSSQGTPFSTGYKYAFETIGTDVKITFELLDADKTGVIAYLWRQSPFAETPMTNVSGKIFTQTIAGQTNGSTINYACKFAFAGGLSVTKYLSYVVGSSCSLGVENPSEIKQFAYPNPVGNSLQLQLADDENHITLTDILGRKVLEEAVKSNHTIDMSAFKSGVYFLKINNSLGIENLKIIKN; this comes from the coding sequence TGCGACTAATTGGTTTCATCAAACCCAATTGCCCGCGGGAGGCAGTTGGTTCAATGGTGAAGTACAACATTATACCGATAGGGTTGATAACTCTTATGTGGATAATGGGAGTTTGAAAATAGTCGCCAAAAAAGAAACCTATACCAATCAGAGTGTGACTAAAGCGTATACTTCCGCCAGATTGAATTCTAAATTTACCTTTTTGTACGGTCGTGTCGATATTCGCGCAAAAATTCCAAAAGACGCCGGAACTTGGCCCGCTTTATGGATGCTTGGTAAAAATGTAAATGAAGATGGAGGTTATTTTGATGCGCTTTATGGCACAGCAAATTGGCCTGCTTGTGGCGAAATAGACATTTTAGAACACGGTATTACACGTTCGCAACCCGATAATTATATTCAAAGTGCGCTTCATACACCATCTTCTTCAGGTAATACTGTCAACATTGGAGGTGTGGTCGTTGGCGATAATATTGCCAATAATTATCATATTTATTCGATGAATTGGTCGCCCAACCAAATTTCTTTTTTAGTAGACAATGTAGTTTTTTATACCTACAATCCTGCTGTTAAGGATGCAAATACTTGGCCATTCGATAAGGAGCAGTATTTATTGTTGAATATTGCAATGGGTGGTGTTGCTGGGCCAATAGATCCAAGTTTCACTCAAACTGCTATGGATATTGATTATGTGCGTGTGTACCAAAATACTACGCCGGATACCCAAGCTCCTGCAAATTTCACTGCATCGGTTGGAACAATATCAGGTTCTTCAGTTGAATTATTGTTGAAGGCGACCGATGATTCAGGAAATGTAACTTATAATGTGACTTACGGAACAAATGGTACAGCCTCGACTTTTAGTCCTTCGGGTAATATAAAATCCTTGGTGATATCCAATTTATCTCAAAACACCAATTATACTTTCAATGTTAGTGCGACGGATGCTACTGGAAATGCAGCTCTTAATAATCCCATTGCGCTGAATGCAACCACGAATACAATTTTGCAATGTTCAGGGACAGATACACAATCTTCTCAAGGAACTCCTTTCTCCACAGGCTACAAATATGCCTTTGAAACCATTGGGACAGATGTAAAGATTACTTTTGAATTACTGGATGCAGACAAAACTGGCGTTATCGCTTATTTGTGGCGACAAAGTCCTTTCGCAGAAACTCCGATGACAAACGTTTCAGGGAAAATATTTACTCAAACTATTGCGGGACAAACCAATGGTTCGACCATCAATTATGCCTGTAAATTTGCTTTCGCTGGAGGATTGTCGGTTACCAAATATCTATCCTATGTCGTTGGCAGCAGTTGTTCGTTAGGAGTGGAAAATCCTTCCGAAATAAAACAATTTGCCTATCCAAATCCAGTTGGGAACAGCTTGCAATTGCAATTAGCAGACGACGAAAACCATATTACTTTGACCGATATTTTGGGTCGTAAAGTGCTTGAAGAGGCAGTAAAATCAAATCATACTATCGATATGAGTGCTTTCAAATCGGGAGTTTACTTTTTGAAAATTAACAACTCGTTGGGTATTGAAAACTTGAAAATTATAAAGAATTAA